The DNA sequence GATAGTTTGAAAAAACTTTTTAATTCAACAGTTGAAGTTAAAACATTTTATGAGTTGAAGCGGATTCATGGCGATGAGCATGTTAAAGGGGCAACTATTTTTGATAATCGGACGGGTGAGGAAATTTATCTTGATGTTCAACATATACTTTTATTTCTTGGTTTTCTCGCAAATCTTGAATTCATTCAAAGTTGGGGGCTTGAAATTGATAAAAATGCGATAAAGGTAAATTCAAAGATGGAAACGAATATACCTGGGGTTTATGCAGCTGGTGATATCGTAAATTATCCTGGGAAGTTAAAGCTTATTTCAACAGGTTTCGGGGAGGCAGCTATTGCTGTAAATAATGCTAAAAATTATATTGAGCCAGCATCAAAGTATTTCCCTGGGCATAGCAGTGACTTTGTCCCCAAAAAACTTAAATCCAAATGAAGAGGAAGATCATAATCACTCATAAAATTCGCCCTTCGCTTGTTGAAAAAATAATCTCTCAAATCGGTGATAAAGCTGACATAGTTTTTGATCCAGATAAGAAAGAAATTGATAAAGTAATTGAAGATGTTGAGATAATTTTCGGCGATTTTGAAAGAAATCATGCTCGCTTGGCCAAGAATTTACGTTGGGTTCATCTTGGATATGCGGGCGTTGATATGATTTTGTATCCCGAGATTGTAAATTCAGATGTAATTGTCACATGTTCAAAGGGAATTCATCAGCATCATATGACCGAGTTTTTGTTTGGAATGATTTTAACATTGACAAGGAGATTTGATAAAATTTACAACGGTCAAAAGTTAAAAATCTGGGATAAGCAAGTTGCTAAAGAGTTTGTTTCGTTGCGGGGCAAGACGATGGGAATTTTGGGGCTTGGTAATATCGGGAGACAAATTGCTAAAGTTTCAAAAGCTTTTGAGATGTATGTTATAGGAATGAAGAGAACGAAGGCAAATGTTGAATATGTTGATGAGGTTGTAACAAAAGAAGAAATGCAGTATCTTCTTGAAAACTCCGACTTCATAGTTGTTGTATTGCCTTTGACCGAAGAAACATTTCATTTGATAGGTGAAAGGGAGTTTGAGATGATGAGCAAGAAGCCATATTTTTTCAACATCGGTCGTGGAGCTGTTGTTGATGAAAAAGCTTTGATAGATGCGCTTAAAAATGGAAAAATCCGTGGTGCTGGGCTTGATGTTTTTGAAAATGAACCATTGCCAAAGGATTCGCCTCTTTGGGAGATGGAGAATGTCCTCATAACCCCACATATTGCTGGTCTTTTCCCAAATTACTGGGAAGAGCCAGTAAATCTTTTCATTGAAAATTTCAAAAGATATATTGATGGGAAAAATCTTATGAATGTGGTTGATAAGGTTGTTGGATATTGAAGTTTAAGTTTTAAGTGTGATGAGTTATGTTTGAGGTGCTCATTCGGTTATGATTTTATAGACCATTTGGCTTAAAACAATTTTGCTGTCAATTGGGCTTGTTTTTATAAGTTCATCAGCTTCAATAAGATATTTGAATGCGTTTTTTATTTCTTCTTCTTTAAACTTATCAAGTTGGTTTAGATATTCGCGGATATGGTAAGGGCTTAACATAAGTGAGTTGGCAAGTTTTTTGGGGTCTTTTTCTGTTTTTCTCAATTCGTGAAGTTTCCACAAAGTTGAAAAGTATCTTGTGAGCATAGTTAATATCACAGCTGGGAATTCGCCTGCTTGAAGCATTCGTTCAACTATGATAATTGCGAGTTGTAAATTTTTTTCTCCAATAGCTCTTTGGAGGTCAAAAACGGTGAAATTTCTTGATAATCCAACTGCTTGCTTTACATCTTCAGCATCAATTTTTTTCTTTTCCCCTGTGAATATAAAAAGTTTTTTTATTTCATTGTCAAGTTCCCGAAGTGAATTCCCAACATATGCTTGAAGAAGTTTGCATGCTTCGCTTGTTATCTCTTTTCCATTCCATGGTGGGGTTTTGCCAAGTTCAACAACCCTTTTCGCAATCCAGCTTGGGATTTGCCAATCGTAGGGGGCTTTCAATTCAACGATTTCCGCAAGTTCAAAAAGTTTTTTGTAAATTTCCTTCTCAAAATCCGGCTCATTTAAAACAATTATAAAGATTGTGTCTGGGTTTGGTCTTTTCAGGTAGTTTATAAATGTTTCAGCTTCCTTTTCTTTTTTTGATCTTGATATTTTGTTGAAAAATTTTTCCGAATTTCGCATCACAACCACACGCTTTGGGCTCATAACGGGGAGCAAGAGAAGAAGTGAAATTAAATTCTGCACCTCAACTTCATTTCCATAAACGACATCAAAATTAAACTCGCGAACCCCATCTTCAACTGCATTATAGAGGATTGATTTTATTGATTCTTCAATTAAAAATTCTTCATTACCGTAAAAGACATAAACAGGTGAAAATCTTTTATGTTTTACAGCAAGCCTTAGGCTATCAAAATCAAGTTTTTCTTTCTCCATTTATTGTATTTGTGTTGTTTTTTGTTTTTGACCAGTAAATGTAAGCGGGGATTCCAATAAGAACAAGCAGAAGCCCAAAGCCAGAACTTTTAGGATCACCTATGATAATGTAAATAATGAAGAAAACAGCAACGAGGATATAAATAATCGGGACGACAGGGTAACCCCAAGCTTTGTATGGTCTTTCTCGCTCGGGATATTTTTTCCGCAAGATGAAAAGACCGATGACAGTTAAAACATTAAATAGAAGAGAGGTAAATGCTGTGTATGTAAGAAGTGCAGAGTATGTGCCACTTAGAGTTAGGACACTTGACCATATTCCTTGGAGTATAAGTGAATTCACAGGTGTTTTATATTTTGGATGAAGTTTTCCTGCCCCTTTGAAAAACAATCCATCTTTTGCCATGGCGTAGTAAACTCTTGGAGCTGCGAGGATCATCCCATTATCGCAACCGAATGTTGAGATCATAATTGCAACTGCGATAAGTTGTGCTCCAATCACACCAAAAATTCTCTCTGCTACTTCAGCTGCAACTCTATTATCAGGGACTACAGCCATTTCTTTTATTGGAAGTATGTAAAGGTAAGCCATGTTTGCGAGCACATAGACAAGCATGACCCCAATTGTTCCAAGGACGAGCGAGTATGGGACAGTTTTATGTGGATTTTTCACTTCTTCGGCTGCAAATGTGATTGAATTCCACGCATCATATGCAAACAAGGCTTTTGACATGGCAACGGCAAAAGCAGCTAAAAACCCCATTGAAAGAGCTTCGGGTGGGGCTATAGGTTGGAATTTTTCAATTGAAAAATTTTCAAAGAAGTTTGACCAGTTTCCATTTCCTATTAAAAATGCAACGAAGACAAGAACCGCTATTGCAGCGATTTTTGATACTGTGAATAGATTTTGAACAAAGGCTCCAAACACAACCCCAAAACAATTTATACAGGTTAAAAGGGCTATGACTCCAACCCCAACGAGTTGCGCGCTGTTAAGTGTGTAGTTCCAGCCGAATATGTTAAATTTCAATATCACATTATTTTCAGATAGAGCAGGGATGAAGACCCCAAGATATTTGGCAAATGCAATTGCAACCGCTGCTATAAATCCACTTTGTATTACGAAGAAAAGCGTCCATCCATACAAAAAGCCAAGCAATGGATTATATGCCTCACGCAGAAAGACATATTGACCACCTGCTTTCGGCATCATTCCTGCAAGTTCGCCATAGGCAATGGCTCCAAAGGCGGTTAAAATTCCACCTATCACCCATAATAAAATCAAAAGCTGTGGAACAGGCATATATCCAGCCATAATTGAGGGTGCAATGAAAATTCCAGAGCCAATCATTGAGCCCATAACTATCATAGTTGCGTCAAAGAGACCAAGCTTTGCCTCAAATTTTATCTCTTTCGGGAGTTCAGTCACTTGAGCCATGAACCCTCCTTATTTAATTTTGATTTTTTTGATGTAAACCTTTTTCATTTCAACTTTTTCAATTGGATTGTCTCTTTGATCTCTGGGGACATGTGCTATTTTTTCAACGACATCCATTCCCTCTATAACTCTGCCGAACACAGTGTAATTTCCGTCAAGGTGTGGCAGATCTTTCAAGCAAATGTAAAATTGACTTCCGTTTGATCTTTTCTCAGGATTGATGTTATCAGGTTGCCTTGCAGCTCCGACAAATCCTTTTTTATGTGGCATTTTTATCTCGGCTGGAAGTGTATATCCGGGTCCACCTCGTCCATCGTTGTTTCTATCGTTATCTTTTGAGAGTGGATCTCCGCCTTGAATCACGAAATCAGGTATAACCCTGTGAAATGTCGTCCCATTATAGAAGCCATCACGAACAAGTTTTTTAAAGTTTTCAGCATGTTTTGGAGCGACATCGTCAAAAAGTTCAATAACTATGTTTCCAAATTTTGTTTCAATTACAACAACCTCCTTCTCTTCCTTTTTCCCCTGAAAATTAAAAATTGAGATAATCAGTGTGAGGATAATTACTATTGTATTCATTTTTATTCGTTGATTTTATTTTAGAAAAATTAAGCCAAGAAAACCAATGATTAGGCAGTAATAAGCAAATAAACTGAAATTGCCTCGTGAGATCACCTTGAACAAAAATTTTATCGCAATATATCCCGTGATGAAAGATATAATTGTGGAGAAGATAAGAATTGGGATTTTCTCTAAAAGTGAAAATTCAAGGATTTCTTTCACCTTCAAAATTGTTGCCCCTAAGATCGCTGGAAGCGAGAGCAAAAAGGAAAATTTTGCGCTTTTGACCCCATTTATCCCCGAAAACATCCCAGCACTTATAGTTGCCCCAGACCTTGAAATTCCCGGCAGAATTGCAAATGCCTGCGCAATTCCAACAAAAAATGATGAAACGAAATTGAAATCCTTATCAGGATTATTTTTAGCAAACCGTGTTGAAAAGAGAATTAATCCGGTAATTGTCAAAAACAATGCCGTCAATCTCGGATTTTGAAAAATCATTTCAATTTTTTTCTCAAATAGAAGTCCGATAACCCCAGCAGGTATTGAAGCCCAAAGTATTAAAATGGCGGTTTTGAAGTTTTCATCACTTTGAAAATTCACCTTAAATTTGTTTATCTGAAAAATTTTGGAGAAAAAAGATGTTAAAATCCCTGCTATATCCTTCCAAAAGATGACAAGCACGCTTAACATCGTTCCGAAGTGGACGAAAACTTCAAAATCAATTCCTGTTTTCCTTACGCCGAAGATATGTTCAGCAAGGACGAGATGACCTGAACTGCTTATGGGTAGAAATTCCGTCAATCCTTGTAATACCGCAAGTATCAGACTCTCAAGATAATTCATTTTTCCTTCCGTAATTTTTTAAAAATAATAACTAAATCCAAAGCGAATTGCAACACTTATAAAATTTAATCTCAAATTTCTATCTTCGTCAAATGGTTTGCGAATTATCAGTTTGTTTCCGTTTGAATCTTTCGCTTCTTCTGTT is a window from the Candidatus Kryptobacter tengchongensis genome containing:
- a CDS encoding Phosphoglycerate dehydrogenase translates to MKRKIIITHKIRPSLVEKIISQIGDKADIVFDPDKKEIDKVIEDVEIIFGDFERNHARLAKNLRWVHLGYAGVDMILYPEIVNSDVIVTCSKGIHQHHMTEFLFGMILTLTRRFDKIYNGQKLKIWDKQVAKEFVSLRGKTMGILGLGNIGRQIAKVSKAFEMYVIGMKRTKANVEYVDEVVTKEEMQYLLENSDFIVVVLPLTEETFHLIGEREFEMMSKKPYFFNIGRGAVVDEKALIDALKNGKIRGAGLDVFENEPLPKDSPLWEMENVLITPHIAGLFPNYWEEPVNLFIENFKRYIDGKNLMNVVDKVVGY
- a CDS encoding DNA polymerase III, delta subunit, producing MEKEKLDFDSLRLAVKHKRFSPVYVFYGNEEFLIEESIKSILYNAVEDGVREFNFDVVYGNEVEVQNLISLLLLLPVMSPKRVVVMRNSEKFFNKISRSKKEKEAETFINYLKRPNPDTIFIIVLNEPDFEKEIYKKLFELAEIVELKAPYDWQIPSWIAKRVVELGKTPPWNGKEITSEACKLLQAYVGNSLRELDNEIKKLFIFTGEKKKIDAEDVKQAVGLSRNFTVFDLQRAIGEKNLQLAIIIVERMLQAGEFPAVILTMLTRYFSTLWKLHELRKTEKDPKKLANSLMLSPYHIREYLNQLDKFKEEEIKNAFKYLIEADELIKTSPIDSKIVLSQMVYKIITE
- a CDS encoding amino acid/polyamine/organocation transporter, APC superfamily, which gives rise to MAQVTELPKEIKFEAKLGLFDATMIVMGSMIGSGIFIAPSIMAGYMPVPQLLILLWVIGGILTAFGAIAYGELAGMMPKAGGQYVFLREAYNPLLGFLYGWTLFFVIQSGFIAAVAIAFAKYLGVFIPALSENNVILKFNIFGWNYTLNSAQLVGVGVIALLTCINCFGVVFGAFVQNLFTVSKIAAIAVLVFVAFLIGNGNWSNFFENFSIEKFQPIAPPEALSMGFLAAFAVAMSKALFAYDAWNSITFAAEEVKNPHKTVPYSLVLGTIGVMLVYVLANMAYLYILPIKEMAVVPDNRVAAEVAERIFGVIGAQLIAVAIMISTFGCDNGMILAAPRVYYAMAKDGLFFKGAGKLHPKYKTPVNSLILQGIWSSVLTLSGTYSALLTYTAFTSLLFNVLTVIGLFILRKKYPERERPYKAWGYPVVPIIYILVAVFFIIYIIIGDPKSSGFGLLLVLIGIPAYIYWSKTKNNTNTINGERKT
- a CDS encoding peptidyl-prolyl cis-trans isomerase B (cyclophilin B) produces the protein MNTIVIILTLIISIFNFQGKKEEKEVVVIETKFGNIVIELFDDVAPKHAENFKKLVRDGFYNGTTFHRVIPDFVIQGGDPLSKDNDRNNDGRGGPGYTLPAEIKMPHKKGFVGAARQPDNINPEKRSNGSQFYICLKDLPHLDGNYTVFGRVIEGMDVVEKIAHVPRDQRDNPIEKVEMKKVYIKKIKIK
- a CDS encoding undecaprenyl-diphosphatase, which encodes MNYLESLILAVLQGLTEFLPISSSGHLVLAEHIFGVRKTGIDFEVFVHFGTMLSVLVIFWKDIAGILTSFFSKIFQINKFKVNFQSDENFKTAILILWASIPAGVIGLLFEKKIEMIFQNPRLTALFLTITGLILFSTRFAKNNPDKDFNFVSSFFVGIAQAFAILPGISRSGATISAGMFSGINGVKSAKFSFLLSLPAILGATILKVKEILEFSLLEKIPILIFSTIISFITGYIAIKFLFKVISRGNFSLFAYYCLIIGFLGLIFLK